Proteins encoded together in one Deinococcus hopiensis KR-140 window:
- a CDS encoding [LysW]-aminoadipate kinase, with amino-acid sequence MIVVKVGGSAGIDYDAVCADLAALWKAGQPVILVHGGSGETNRVAEALGHPPKFVTSPSGYTSRFTDRQTLEIFEMVYCGKMNKGLVERLQRLGVNAVGLSGLDGRIFEGRHKDSVRAVENGKVKVLRGDHTGTVERVNVDLVRLLLGAGYLPVLTPPAASYEGVAINVDGDRAAAALAVALRADALLLLSNVPGLLRAYPDESSLIPEIPADDVESYLEFAQDRMKKKVLGAAEAVAGGVRRVIFGDARAGAPISAALGGAGTVVR; translated from the coding sequence ATGATTGTGGTGAAGGTTGGCGGGAGTGCTGGAATTGACTATGACGCGGTATGTGCGGATCTGGCGGCCCTCTGGAAGGCGGGGCAGCCTGTCATTCTGGTCCACGGCGGCAGCGGCGAGACGAACCGCGTGGCCGAGGCCCTGGGGCATCCACCGAAATTCGTGACGAGTCCCAGCGGATACACCTCGCGCTTCACAGACCGCCAGACGCTGGAAATCTTCGAGATGGTGTACTGCGGCAAGATGAACAAGGGCCTGGTGGAGCGCCTGCAACGCCTGGGCGTAAACGCCGTGGGCCTGTCAGGCCTGGACGGCCGCATCTTCGAGGGCCGCCACAAGGACAGCGTGCGCGCCGTGGAGAACGGCAAGGTGAAGGTGCTGCGCGGAGACCACACTGGCACGGTGGAGCGGGTGAACGTGGACCTGGTGCGGCTGCTGCTGGGGGCAGGTTACCTCCCGGTGCTGACTCCACCCGCCGCCAGTTATGAGGGTGTGGCGATCAACGTGGACGGTGACCGGGCGGCGGCGGCCCTCGCGGTGGCCCTGAGGGCCGACGCCCTTCTGCTCCTCTCCAACGTGCCTGGCCTGCTGCGCGCCTACCCCGACGAGAGCAGCCTGATTCCCGAGATTCCGGCGGACGACGTGGAAAGCTACCTGGAATTTGCCCAGGACCGCATGAAAAAGAAGGTGCTGGGCGCGGCGGAAGCGGTGGCAGGGGGCGTGCGGCGCGTGATTTTCGGAGATGCCCGCGCCGGAGCACCCATCAGCGCGGCGTTGGGAGGGGCGGGAACGGTGGTGCGCTGA
- a CDS encoding MFS transporter, protein MMASSSPPSPTAVPLLTRVTLLLTAALTIMSGATIAPSLPAMQQHFAALPNAAVLVRLTVTVVGLAIALSAPLSGWLTDRIGRKRVLVAALVLYALAGSSGLYAPDLPALMLGRVLLGLAVGATMTAGSALAADLFVGEARARFLGFQSAFTSLGGVLFLPLGGLLAGVGWRAPFAVYLSALLIVPLALRLPRGEVTAPGGVAEAAGIPWRLVGPAYAVALAYMVVFYLMPTQLPYRLEGLGVPPASVGFVMGISTLSGALAALWFARRGGTKRPAVTAGFSLLALGTGWAIVSLAPGAGWVAPGLMIGGAGAGMVTPNLNTFLAALAPAHARGRVLSGLSASIFLGQFLSPLLAQPFVQGTDVSPAFRIGAIFAAGLAGALLLIGIKTSRSGLAPGN, encoded by the coding sequence ATGATGGCCTCCTCCTCCCCTCCTTCCCCCACTGCGGTCCCCCTCCTGACCCGCGTGACCCTGCTCCTGACGGCGGCCCTCACCATCATGAGTGGAGCCACCATCGCGCCGTCGCTGCCGGCCATGCAGCAGCATTTCGCAGCGCTTCCCAACGCCGCTGTGCTCGTGCGCCTGACCGTGACCGTGGTGGGCCTCGCCATCGCGCTCAGCGCGCCGCTGAGCGGCTGGCTCACCGACCGCATCGGACGCAAACGTGTTCTGGTGGCTGCGCTGGTTTTGTACGCGCTCGCCGGTTCGAGCGGCCTGTATGCTCCCGATCTCCCGGCCCTGATGCTCGGGCGCGTCCTGCTGGGCCTGGCGGTAGGCGCGACGATGACAGCAGGTTCGGCCCTGGCGGCAGACCTGTTCGTGGGTGAGGCGCGGGCGCGCTTTCTGGGCTTTCAGAGCGCATTTACCAGCCTGGGCGGCGTGCTGTTTCTGCCGCTGGGTGGCCTGCTGGCGGGCGTGGGATGGCGCGCGCCCTTCGCGGTGTATCTCTCGGCCCTCCTCATCGTGCCCCTGGCCCTGCGGCTCCCCCGGGGCGAAGTGACCGCTCCGGGGGGAGTGGCGGAAGCGGCGGGCATTCCGTGGCGACTCGTCGGACCCGCCTACGCGGTGGCCCTGGCGTACATGGTGGTCTTCTACCTGATGCCCACCCAGTTGCCCTACCGCCTGGAGGGCCTGGGCGTGCCTCCCGCAAGCGTCGGCTTTGTGATGGGTATCAGTACCCTGTCGGGCGCACTTGCGGCGCTGTGGTTCGCGCGGCGAGGGGGAACAAAGCGCCCCGCGGTAACGGCAGGCTTCAGCCTGCTTGCCCTGGGCACAGGCTGGGCCATCGTGAGTCTGGCGCCTGGAGCCGGGTGGGTGGCGCCAGGGCTCATGATCGGTGGGGCGGGTGCGGGGATGGTCACGCCCAATCTGAACACCTTCCTGGCCGCCCTCGCTCCGGCGCACGCCCGCGGACGCGTGCTCAGCGGGCTCTCGGCCAGCATCTTCCTGGGCCAGTTTCTGTCTCCGCTGCTGGCCCAGCCTTTCGTTCAGGGCACGGACGTCAGCCCGGCCTTCCGCATTGGGGCCATTTTCGCTGCCGGCCTCGCCGGAGCGCTGCTCCTCATCGGCATCAAGACAAGCAGGTCAGGCTTGGCTCCTGGCAATTGA
- a CDS encoding HAMP domain-containing protein: MKYTVVIRQPVPDEVRPTLEQQLVERFGLSAEQAQRLASRRSGRLMKPTGRARADLLLRVYQDVGAQVALEEVREETDIVSEPFQIVPPVGGVIPSVADPADDVALASPASAPMGDFRGFDAAPAGLDVAASARAADTGVLTLPPQDAWADPFAAPLVIGAEPGGVRMGGGLGADSGFGGTGGLVGDTAAAVTAIPSAAEVSSADSWADFTGALTITDTKTQEETVTNSEAFLTAVPDESRVLPKRRGSLARQMTVGALLPLALSTVMTLGLLSVILPRLQQQLVLQNAEAVAVAVGTSLDTRDQETVNQQLDTLLSRSQVGFVRVELPDGTTYFRSRNPQLDGTLQGRVATFLQKNPETGTFVNRGSAAEAYKEQLAQLEAVGAGDSPQAKELRELADKADNQRSENTAYIVRRLGVTDAGNGQRSVAPATQENADMLYRISVGVPNTQAAANLRNTLLLVLGVSLLALALATILAVRAARRVVQPIEQLVKVADAISMGDLSKPVQLGRNDEIGDLAQALERMRLSLSAAMDRLRRRKRN, encoded by the coding sequence ATGAAGTACACCGTCGTAATCCGTCAACCCGTCCCGGACGAGGTGCGTCCCACGTTGGAACAGCAGCTCGTGGAGCGTTTCGGCCTATCGGCCGAGCAGGCGCAGCGCCTCGCCAGCCGCCGCTCGGGCCGCCTGATGAAGCCCACTGGCCGCGCCCGCGCCGACCTCCTGCTGCGCGTGTACCAGGACGTGGGCGCGCAGGTGGCGCTCGAAGAAGTCCGCGAAGAGACGGACATCGTCTCTGAGCCGTTTCAGATCGTGCCTCCCGTGGGCGGTGTTATCCCGTCAGTGGCCGATCCCGCGGACGACGTGGCGCTCGCCTCGCCCGCTTCGGCTCCGATGGGCGACTTCCGGGGCTTTGACGCGGCGCCCGCCGGCCTCGACGTGGCGGCCTCGGCGCGCGCCGCCGACACAGGCGTGCTGACGCTGCCGCCCCAGGATGCCTGGGCCGATCCTTTCGCCGCGCCGCTGGTGATCGGGGCCGAACCGGGCGGCGTCCGTATGGGCGGGGGCCTGGGTGCTGATTCCGGATTTGGGGGAACCGGCGGCCTGGTGGGTGACACTGCCGCGGCCGTGACCGCCATTCCGAGTGCGGCCGAGGTGTCAAGCGCCGACAGCTGGGCCGACTTTACCGGCGCGCTGACCATCACCGACACCAAGACGCAGGAAGAGACGGTCACCAACTCCGAGGCGTTCCTGACCGCCGTGCCCGACGAGAGCCGCGTGCTGCCCAAGCGGCGTGGCAGCCTGGCGCGGCAGATGACCGTGGGCGCGCTGCTGCCGCTGGCCCTGTCGACCGTGATGACGCTGGGCCTGCTGTCCGTGATTCTGCCCCGCTTGCAGCAGCAACTGGTGCTGCAAAACGCTGAAGCCGTGGCCGTGGCCGTGGGAACCAGCCTGGACACGCGCGACCAGGAGACGGTAAACCAGCAGCTTGACACCCTGCTTAGCCGCTCGCAGGTGGGCTTTGTGCGCGTGGAGCTGCCGGACGGCACCACGTACTTCCGCAGCCGCAACCCGCAGCTTGACGGCACGCTGCAGGGGCGCGTCGCCACCTTCCTCCAGAAAAACCCCGAGACGGGCACCTTCGTCAACCGCGGCAGCGCTGCCGAGGCCTACAAGGAGCAGCTCGCGCAGCTCGAAGCCGTGGGCGCCGGCGACTCGCCCCAGGCCAAGGAACTGCGTGAGCTGGCCGACAAGGCCGACAACCAGCGCTCGGAAAACACCGCCTACATCGTTCGCCGCCTGGGCGTGACCGACGCGGGCAACGGACAGCGCTCGGTGGCTCCCGCCACCCAGGAAAACGCAGACATGCTCTACCGCATCTCGGTGGGCGTTCCCAACACCCAGGCCGCCGCCAACCTGCGCAACACGCTGCTGCTGGTGCTGGGCGTCTCGCTGCTGGCCCTGGCCCTCGCCACCATCCTCGCGGTCCGCGCCGCCCGCCGCGTGGTGCAGCCCATCGAACAGCTCGTTAAGGTGGCCGACGCCATCTCGATGGGCGACCTGAGCAAGCCCGTGCAGCTCGGACGCAACGACGAGATCGGTGACCTGGCGCAGGCCCTGGAGCGCATGCGCCTGAGCCTCTCGGCCGCCATGGACCGTCTGCGCCGCCGCAAGCGCAACTGA
- a CDS encoding monothiol bacilliredoxin BrxC family protein codes for MTQNASTSQTSAAQAAEEQQVLVPLTTPEEVDAFLKEYPLAAVFKAGTCHKTMQGFGVLETFLQGHELPVGYIRVVDWRPASNHVAETTGIQHHSPQFILFRDGQPQFEVNNWDITPQALAPVFSAQVPQREGQASVAQGDNVEPYRRLMRAYLDGQLSEWAFQDQYVTLFRDDASLRSQREFELLSRLFGDPDAYHGGLHQLGAPQERGDLKARVSELLADLG; via the coding sequence ATGACGCAGAATGCCTCCACTTCCCAGACCTCCGCCGCGCAGGCCGCCGAGGAGCAGCAGGTGCTCGTTCCCCTTACCACGCCCGAAGAGGTGGACGCCTTCCTAAAGGAGTACCCGCTCGCCGCCGTGTTCAAGGCGGGGACCTGCCACAAGACCATGCAGGGCTTCGGGGTGCTGGAAACCTTCCTGCAGGGCCACGAGCTGCCCGTCGGTTATATCCGTGTGGTCGACTGGCGGCCCGCGAGCAACCACGTGGCCGAGACGACCGGCATCCAGCACCACAGCCCGCAGTTCATCCTGTTCCGGGACGGGCAGCCCCAGTTCGAGGTAAACAACTGGGATATCACGCCGCAGGCGCTCGCGCCCGTATTCTCTGCGCAGGTCCCGCAGCGTGAGGGCCAGGCCAGCGTGGCCCAGGGCGACAACGTGGAGCCCTACCGCCGACTGATGCGGGCGTACCTCGACGGCCAGCTCAGCGAGTGGGCCTTTCAGGACCAGTACGTTACCCTTTTCCGCGACGACGCCTCACTTCGCAGCCAGCGCGAGTTCGAACTGCTCTCACGCCTGTTCGGTGACCCTGACGCCTACCACGGCGGACTGCACCAGCTTGGCGCGCCTCAGGAGCGCGGGGACCTGAAGGCCCGCGTCTCGGAACTGCTTGCCGACCTCGGCTAA
- a CDS encoding class I SAM-dependent rRNA methyltransferase, with product MLLPDLPVLLARRAHLPDEGTTVFRVAHTTETAGQFAVDLVGDAAVLSLYVDVTAEEEGQLVDAVGHLPGVAGAYLKRRPVEARHAANVAREWLSPPDPVWGEARPEVTALEGGVPFLLRPGADLSIGLFPDARPLRAWVREHAPVGGRVLNTFAYTCGFGLNASLGGAEGVKNVDLSRKVLAWGQQNYALSGLAAPNTDFLYGDVFEWLRRLTRRGDTFDLVILDPPSFARGKSGMWRAERDYAGLVALAARVVEPGGQLLAVTNHAGVSPRSFEGMGGTGLDQAGRRGAVTQRLGAGEDYPGAAHLKALVWALD from the coding sequence GTGCTTCTTCCCGATCTTCCCGTCCTTCTCGCCCGCCGCGCCCACCTGCCTGACGAGGGCACCACTGTCTTTCGCGTCGCCCACACCACTGAAACGGCTGGGCAGTTTGCGGTCGACCTCGTGGGAGACGCAGCGGTGCTGAGCCTGTATGTGGACGTGACGGCTGAGGAAGAAGGGCAGCTCGTGGACGCGGTGGGTCACCTGCCCGGCGTGGCGGGCGCGTACCTCAAGCGCCGCCCGGTGGAAGCCAGGCACGCGGCCAATGTGGCGCGCGAGTGGCTCTCGCCGCCGGACCCAGTGTGGGGAGAGGCCCGGCCCGAGGTGACGGCGCTGGAGGGCGGCGTGCCCTTCTTGCTGCGGCCTGGCGCGGACCTGAGCATTGGCCTTTTTCCCGATGCCCGTCCCCTGCGGGCCTGGGTTCGCGAACACGCTCCCGTGGGCGGACGGGTCCTGAATACCTTTGCCTACACCTGCGGCTTTGGCCTCAATGCGTCGCTGGGCGGGGCCGAGGGGGTCAAGAACGTAGACCTCTCGCGCAAGGTGCTGGCGTGGGGACAGCAGAACTACGCCCTGAGTGGCCTCGCCGCTCCAAACACCGACTTTCTATATGGCGACGTGTTCGAGTGGCTGCGGCGACTGACGCGGCGGGGCGACACATTTGACCTGGTGATTCTGGACCCACCCTCTTTTGCACGCGGCAAGTCGGGTATGTGGCGGGCCGAGCGAGATTACGCCGGGCTGGTGGCGCTGGCAGCCAGGGTGGTCGAGCCGGGAGGTCAGCTCCTCGCCGTGACCAATCATGCGGGCGTCTCTCCACGGAGCTTCGAGGGCATGGGGGGAACGGGGCTGGATCAGGCAGGACGGCGCGGCGCAGTGACCCAACGTCTCGGCGCGGGCGAGGACTACCCCGGCGCGGCGCACCTGAAAGCGCTGGTGTGGGCCCTGGACTGA
- a CDS encoding phospho-N-acetylmuramoyl-pentapeptide-transferase, which produces MTVICALLSWLLVGLFIRLSKARGWGQPIRKDGPQTHLQKEGTPTAGGVAFVLALAAVFFPLHFTGHGGGQRELLIMLAALAMGVIGGIDDYLKVVSRMRGKGKKELLAREKFPLQFLVGLVFAYFAVPLASHELFPSLGQIPDIILLTLVMVGAVNAFNFTDGLDGLLAGVAMIVLLPLLAVSPVSALLVAALLGFLWFNAHPARVFMGDMGSHAIGATAAGAYVLYADVWLLPLAAIIPVVAVLSVVIQVVSFKTRGKRVFRMSPIQHHFELSGWPETHVTLRFWVVTAVATAAVWWLLGGRP; this is translated from the coding sequence ATGACCGTGATCTGTGCCCTGCTGTCGTGGCTCCTGGTGGGCCTGTTTATCCGCCTCAGCAAGGCGCGCGGCTGGGGCCAACCCATCCGCAAAGACGGCCCGCAGACCCACCTGCAAAAGGAAGGCACCCCGACAGCGGGTGGCGTGGCCTTTGTGCTGGCGCTCGCCGCCGTGTTTTTCCCGCTGCACTTCACTGGACACGGGGGTGGGCAGCGCGAGCTCCTCATCATGCTCGCGGCGCTGGCGATGGGCGTGATCGGCGGCATCGACGACTACCTCAAGGTCGTCTCGCGGATGCGCGGCAAGGGAAAGAAAGAGCTTCTGGCCCGCGAGAAGTTCCCGCTGCAATTTCTGGTGGGGCTGGTCTTCGCGTATTTCGCTGTTCCGCTCGCCAGCCACGAACTCTTTCCAAGCCTTGGTCAAATTCCCGACATCATCCTCTTGACGCTGGTGATGGTGGGGGCGGTGAATGCATTTAACTTCACCGATGGGCTGGACGGCCTGCTGGCGGGCGTCGCCATGATCGTGCTGCTGCCGCTGCTGGCCGTATCGCCCGTCTCCGCGCTGCTGGTGGCCGCGCTGCTGGGCTTTCTGTGGTTCAACGCCCACCCCGCCCGGGTCTTTATGGGTGACATGGGCAGCCACGCCATCGGGGCCACCGCAGCGGGGGCTTACGTGCTGTACGCCGACGTGTGGCTGCTGCCGCTGGCCGCCATCATCCCCGTCGTGGCCGTGCTGAGCGTGGTCATTCAGGTGGTGTCGTTCAAGACGCGGGGCAAGCGGGTCTTTCGTATGAGCCCCATCCAGCACCACTTCGAGCTGAGCGGCTGGCCCGAAACCCACGTCACCCTGCGCTTCTGGGTGGTGACGGCGGTGGCCACCGCGGCGGTGTGGTGGCTGCTGGGCGGCAGGCCGTGA
- a CDS encoding DinB family protein — protein sequence MLPAFPVPGYLTRRQVARGKLSPLESVLYGIDNEIHHRGQGDVYLRALGVEPPAFYSRWGERSVPPLRKCPLGKSKNSSISRFLDCRDHDFPFAARSCPAWP from the coding sequence GTGCTCCCCGCCTTCCCCGTGCCCGGGTACCTCACCCGGCGGCAGGTGGCGCGGGGGAAGCTCTCGCCGTTGGAAAGCGTGTTGTACGGCATCGACAACGAGATTCACCACCGGGGTCAGGGCGACGTGTACCTGCGTGCGCTGGGTGTGGAGCCGCCCGCCTTCTACAGCCGCTGGGGGGAGAGGAGCGTGCCCCCTCTTCGTAAATGTCCTTTGGGAAAATCAAAAAACAGTAGTATCTCCCGCTTTTTAGACTGCCGTGACCATGACTTCCCATTCGCTGCGCGATCCTGCCCGGCCTGGCCCTGA
- a CDS encoding DUF6766 family protein, with protein MTSHSLRDPARPGPDLQQGGLRQFWKNNALSTVVFGLFLLFWWGQSLVGWHNYNGDQVDHGQRAVAYAHYLTTSHFWEATAENWESEFFQMGFFVILTVYLKQRGSAESSKYPDEETPGEGSEQKPGQRAGFLYRNSLSLALIGLFLASFAVHVWSGALEYNHEQLLHGGQRVSPLAFLGTSELWFQSLQNWQSEFLAIGAMVVLTISLRQEGSSQSKKVDAPNGQTGDE; from the coding sequence ATGACTTCCCATTCGCTGCGCGATCCTGCCCGGCCTGGCCCTGACCTTCAGCAGGGGGGGCTGCGGCAATTCTGGAAGAACAATGCCCTCTCCACCGTGGTGTTCGGGCTGTTCCTCCTGTTCTGGTGGGGGCAGAGCCTGGTGGGATGGCACAACTACAACGGCGATCAGGTGGACCACGGGCAAAGGGCCGTGGCCTACGCCCATTACCTCACCACCAGCCACTTCTGGGAAGCCACCGCCGAGAACTGGGAGAGCGAGTTTTTCCAGATGGGCTTTTTTGTGATCCTGACCGTGTACCTCAAGCAGCGGGGCTCGGCGGAGTCCAGCAAGTATCCCGACGAGGAAACGCCGGGTGAGGGTTCAGAACAAAAGCCGGGGCAACGTGCCGGGTTCCTGTACCGCAACTCCCTGTCGCTGGCGCTGATCGGTCTGTTTCTGGCCTCGTTCGCCGTCCATGTCTGGAGCGGCGCGCTGGAGTACAACCACGAGCAACTGCTGCACGGAGGCCAGCGCGTCTCGCCCCTGGCCTTTCTGGGAACCTCAGAACTGTGGTTCCAGTCTCTGCAAAACTGGCAGAGCGAATTCCTCGCCATCGGGGCGATGGTGGTCCTGACCATCTCCCTACGTCAGGAAGGCTCCTCCCAGTCGAAGAAGGTGGACGCACCGAACGGGCAGACGGGGGACGAGTAG
- a CDS encoding isocitrate/isopropylmalate dehydrogenase family protein: MAKYRICLIEGDGIGHEVVPATRRVLEAAGLDAEYVTAEAGYEYFLEHGTSVPGETYEAIESAHATLFGAATSPSGEKPAGFFGAIRHLRRKYGLYANVRPTRTRPVPGAYENVDLVIVRENTQGLYVEQERRYGDTAIADTVITKDASDRIGRFAAALAMKRRQKLTVVHKSNVLPVTQGLFMNTILEHTATVEGLKTETMIVDNAAMQLVRNPGQFDVLVMTNMFGDILSDLAAGLVGGLGIAASGNVGDEFGIFESVHGSAPDIAGQGVSNPTATILAAVLMLDHIGANDVARKLDNAVNTVLAEGPRTRDLGGTANTEQFTDAVIAQLR; encoded by the coding sequence ATGGCGAAGTACCGCATCTGCTTGATCGAGGGCGACGGCATCGGCCACGAGGTCGTTCCCGCCACCCGCCGCGTTCTGGAGGCCGCTGGCCTGGACGCCGAATACGTCACCGCTGAGGCGGGCTACGAGTACTTCCTGGAGCACGGTACCAGCGTGCCGGGAGAGACGTACGAGGCCATCGAGAGCGCCCACGCCACCCTCTTCGGTGCGGCGACCAGCCCCAGCGGCGAGAAGCCCGCTGGCTTTTTCGGCGCGATTCGCCACCTGCGGCGCAAGTACGGCCTCTACGCCAACGTCAGGCCCACACGCACCCGCCCGGTGCCTGGGGCCTACGAGAACGTGGACCTCGTGATCGTCCGTGAGAACACCCAGGGCCTGTACGTGGAGCAGGAGCGCCGCTACGGCGATACCGCCATCGCCGATACGGTCATCACCAAGGACGCCTCGGACCGCATCGGCCGCTTTGCCGCTGCCCTCGCCATGAAGCGCCGCCAGAAGCTGACCGTGGTGCACAAGAGTAACGTGCTGCCCGTCACGCAGGGCCTTTTCATGAACACGATTCTGGAACACACCGCCACGGTGGAGGGGCTCAAGACCGAGACCATGATCGTGGACAACGCAGCCATGCAGCTCGTTCGCAATCCGGGGCAGTTTGACGTGCTGGTCATGACCAACATGTTCGGTGACATTCTGTCGGACCTCGCCGCCGGCCTCGTGGGCGGCCTGGGCATCGCGGCGAGCGGCAACGTGGGCGACGAATTCGGCATCTTCGAGAGCGTCCACGGCTCGGCCCCCGACATTGCCGGACAGGGCGTCAGCAACCCCACCGCCACCATCCTCGCCGCCGTGCTGATGCTGGACCACATCGGCGCGAACGACGTGGCCCGCAAGCTGGACAACGCGGTGAATACGGTCCTGGCAGAAGGCCCGCGCACCCGTGACCTGGGCGGCACAGCGAACACGGAGCAGTTTACGGATGCGGTAATTGCCCAGCTGCGTTGA
- a CDS encoding FAD-dependent oxidoreductase, translating into MTAPHVVVVGGGVAGAAVAYFAVQGGAQVTVVDAGQHAASGVPSALINPVRGQSGRVDPQGLEGLRLTWALVGRLREAGVDIPHGQSGVLRPVPDGHTRGKFERNLPVDLPHAWLAPGDFPTPLGPGWPHALWLPEGGWLDGAAFTVGLLNVARAEVVRARATKWDAHSVTLEGGEVLHGDAVVWCGGAVGAGWTGMTQTVRAGTLLTLNRAVTQVAVSFGAYLAPAARGSVLGATFEAPTPGWREPALPLSSLCWLLGKADALTDLSGAQVAGRWSGTRLSGLQVGRAEWGGWQLSGLGSKGFLLGPLLGRHVAGDVLRTCGEARSV; encoded by the coding sequence ATGACCGCACCCCACGTTGTCGTCGTCGGCGGAGGCGTTGCGGGCGCGGCCGTCGCGTATTTTGCCGTGCAGGGCGGGGCCCAGGTCACGGTGGTAGACGCCGGGCAACACGCGGCGAGCGGCGTGCCCTCGGCCCTGATCAATCCCGTGCGCGGGCAGTCGGGACGGGTGGACCCGCAGGGGCTGGAGGGCCTGCGCCTGACCTGGGCCCTCGTAGGCAGGTTGCGAGAGGCGGGGGTAGACATCCCTCACGGGCAAAGCGGCGTGCTGCGCCCCGTGCCCGATGGGCACACGCGGGGAAAGTTCGAGCGCAACCTTCCGGTGGACCTGCCCCACGCGTGGCTCGCGCCGGGTGACTTTCCGACACCCCTCGGCCCCGGCTGGCCACACGCCCTATGGCTGCCGGAGGGCGGCTGGCTGGACGGCGCGGCGTTTACGGTGGGCCTCCTGAACGTGGCACGGGCCGAGGTGGTGCGGGCGCGGGCGACGAAGTGGGACGCCCACTCGGTCACGCTGGAAGGCGGCGAAGTTCTGCACGGCGACGCCGTGGTGTGGTGCGGCGGGGCGGTGGGTGCGGGCTGGACTGGAATGACGCAGACCGTGCGTGCCGGAACGCTGCTCACGCTAAACCGCGCGGTGACGCAGGTGGCCGTGAGTTTCGGCGCGTACCTCGCTCCAGCGGCGCGGGGCAGCGTCCTCGGCGCCACGTTCGAGGCCCCCACGCCGGGGTGGCGGGAACCCGCGCTTCCCCTCTCCTCGCTGTGCTGGCTGTTGGGCAAAGCGGACGCGCTGACGGACCTTTCCGGAGCCCAGGTAGCGGGGCGCTGGAGCGGCACCCGCCTCTCGGGGCTGCAGGTGGGCCGGGCCGAATGGGGGGGCTGGCAGCTCTCGGGGCTGGGCAGCAAGGGCTTCCTTCTGGGGCCGCTGCTGGGGCGTCACGTGGCGGGTGACGTGTTGAGAACCTGCGGGGAAGCGAGAAGCGTCTAG
- the mnmD gene encoding tRNA (5-methylaminomethyl-2-thiouridine)(34)-methyltransferase MnmD: MERSSPAGDIIETPDGSRTAMSARFGEAYGSRHGAAAQARHVFVEGTNTHLKDASRVLEVGFGLGVNFRATLADAAARGVPLRYLAYEFDPAPTEVLRAVAEGGEASDHPVWAALLEGWGAPSRLHVEAENVTLTVRFENVLTATLPQGWATAVYLDGFSPAHNPDVWTPEFAERLAGALTPGGVLATYSAAGHVRRALAAAGLRVERRPGPPGKRECMRAEREG; this comes from the coding sequence GTGGAGAGAAGCAGCCCGGCGGGCGACATCATCGAGACGCCGGACGGCTCGCGCACGGCGATGAGCGCGCGGTTCGGCGAGGCCTACGGTTCCCGGCATGGAGCAGCGGCGCAGGCCCGGCACGTGTTTGTGGAGGGCACGAACACGCACCTCAAAGACGCCTCGCGTGTGCTGGAGGTAGGTTTTGGCTTGGGCGTAAATTTCCGGGCGACGCTGGCGGATGCGGCGGCGCGGGGGGTGCCCCTGCGCTACCTCGCCTACGAGTTTGATCCCGCTCCAACCGAGGTCCTGCGGGCGGTGGCGGAGGGGGGTGAGGCTTCGGACCATCCGGTCTGGGCGGCGCTCCTGGAGGGTTGGGGCGCGCCCTCTCGCCTGCACGTGGAGGCGGAGAACGTCACGCTAACGGTCCGCTTCGAAAACGTTCTGACGGCCACGCTGCCGCAGGGCTGGGCCACCGCCGTTTACCTGGACGGCTTCTCGCCCGCGCATAACCCGGACGTGTGGACGCCGGAGTTTGCGGAGAGGCTGGCAGGAGCCCTCACACCTGGGGGAGTGCTCGCCACCTACAGCGCCGCTGGGCACGTTCGCCGGGCGCTCGCCGCCGCCGGACTGCGGGTGGAGCGCCGTCCCGGTCCCCCCGGCAAGCGCGAGTGCATGCGGGCGGAGCGGGAGGGATGA